The window CCGGGGTGCGGGAGCAGCAGGTCGTGGCGTTGTGCAGCAGCAGCCCCGGCTCGCCGCAGCCGGGCTCGACCGAGCGGGAGCTGCGGCACGCGGCGAAGCTCGGCGGGACGTTCAGCGGGAGTGACGCGGCACCCTTCATCGGGATCACGCAGGGCTTCGGCGCGGCGTCGCCGACGTCCGCGACGGTGGCGGCCGAGGGCGGCGGCACCGGGTTCCTGCACAGCACGGCCGACGGCGGCCGCACGTGGACGACGACCGTGCTGTCCGACCGCGGGCTCAGCCTGACCGATCTGGACTTCCCCGGCCGCTCCACCGGCGTAGTCGTCGACGGCCAGCCGGATGCCGACGGCGGCTCCGCCCTGTACCGCACCACGGACGGCGGACACCTGTGGCGTGAACTGCTGATCGGATAGTTGTGCCTGGCAGGCAAGGCCCTTCGGCCCGGTTCACTTGGTGAACGGCATGTCGTAGTCTGTGCACTGTCCGTTGCCGGACGAAGGTGGCCGGGCCCCGGGGCAGGGGCCGGCGCCCCAGACGAGGGAGAACAGTCGATGACGCCTGGCGACCTGCGGTCGGGAACCGAGGGGGGCTCGGCGTCCCTCGATTTCTCCAAGGCGAGCCTGGCCCGGCTGTCGGACGCACTGCTGGGCGGCCACGACCACTACGAGGTCGATCGGGAAGCCATGCGGCGCCTGCTGGCCATCGCGCCCGGTGCGCGCGCGATGGCCAAGGAACACCGCGACTGGCTGGTGCGCGCGATCCGGTTCCTCGCCGGGAAGCGCGGCATCGACCAGTTCCTCGACCTCGGCTCCGGCATGCCGACCGCGGAGAACACCCACGAGGTGGCCCAGCGGTACAACCCGGACGCGCAGGTGGTGTACGTCGACAACGACCCGGTCGTGCAGGTGCACGGCCGGGCGCTGCTCGAAGAGAACTACCTGACCCACGTGACCGGCGCCGACCTGACCCGGCCGGCGGAGACGCTGGCCGACGACGTCGTCGAGGAGTACCTCGACTTCACCCGGCCGGTGGGGCTGATCCTGACCTCGATCGTGCACCACATCGACGACTACGAGCGCGCGAAGTCGATCGTCGCGGAGTACGTGGCGGCGCTCGCGCCCGGGTCGTACCTGCTGCTCACGCACAACTTCGACCCGGAAGAGGACTCGCCCCGCCAGGAGCTGGCGCGCCTGCTGGAGACGAGCTTCCAGGGCACCGGGCTGGGCAGCGTCTACCGCACGCGGGAGCAGATCACGTCGTTCTTCGACGGCACCGAACTGCTCCGGCCGGGGCTGGTCTACCTGCACGAATGGTGGCCGGACGGCCCCCGGCTGCACCCGCTGAGCGAGCTGAACTTCCTGACGCTGGGCGGCGTGGCCCGCAAGCAGTGACCCGCCCGCCGTCGTGAGTGAGAAACAGGATTAGAACACTGTTTCTCACTCACGACCAGGCGGGTGCGCGGGGTCAGGCGGCGTTGAAGGTGTCCGGGTCGGGGCCGGTGCGCTCGCCGCGGTCCAGCGGCGTCAGCGACTCCAGCTCCTCCTCCGACAGGGTGAACCCGAACAGGTCGAAGTTCTCCTCGATCCGCGACGGCGTCACGGACTTCGGGATCACCACGTTGCCCAGGTGCAGGTGCCAGCGCAGCACGATCTGCGCGGGCGTGCGGCTGTGCTTCACCGCCAGTTCCGCGATGATCGGGTCGCCCAGCAGCGAGCCGCCCTTGGCCAGGGGGCTCCACGCCTCCGTCGCGATCCCGTGCTTCGCGTCGAACTCGCGGAGCTCCTGCTGCTGCAGGTACGGGTGCAGTTCGACCTGGTTGAGCACCGGGGCGACGTCGGCCGCGTCGAGCAGGCGCTCCAGGTGGGCGGGCTGGAAGTTGGACACGCCGAGCGCGCGGACCCGGCCGTCGGCGTGCAGCTTCTCGAACGCCTTCCAGGTGTCGAGGTACTTGTCGCGCTCCGGCGTCGGCCAGTGGATCAGGTACAGGTCGAGCTGCTCCAGGCCGAGCTTCTTCATGCTCTCGTCGAACGCCTTGAGCGTCGAGTCGTAGCCCTGGGCCGAGTTCCACAGCTTGGTGGTGACGAACAGCTCGTCCCGGGCGAGGCCGGACTCGGCGATCGCCCGGCCGACGCCCTTTTCGTTGCCGTAGAGGGCGGCGGTGTCGATGCTGCGGTAGCCCGCGTCGAGGGCGGCCTTCACGGCGGCGGTGGTCTCGTCGTCCGGGACCTGGAACACGCCGTAGCCGAGCTGTGGCATCGCCACGCCGTTGGAGAGTTCGATGACGGGCACGCTGGTCACGAGGGGTCCTTTCGGTGGGTGGTTCATCGGGCGGGTACCCGTTCCCCGGTGTCGAAACTTGCAGGGTGCCGATGGCGCCGGCGACGCCCAGGGCGAGCTGGCCACCCAGAACGTCGATCGCCGGTCGAAGGCCTGGCCGAGCGCGCTGATGGCCGTTGCGAGCAGGGCGGCGGGCACCCGAGCCGCCGGACGGAGGGGCAGGCCCGGTCGCGGGCCGAGGGGCTCGAAGATCCGGAGCGCGGAAACACTTGATCGACTGCGGCGATGTAGTCCGGGTGGACCTCCGCACGCCCAGGGGGACCGCGCTCGCCGTGGTGGCGGAGCGCGCCGCGGTGAGCGGGGTCCCGACCCGCGTCCGGTCGGGGGCGATCGGCGCGGGCTGAATCCGGCGAACTGGAGGAAGTCATGGGGAAGATCGGTGTCTGGTTGATCGGCGCCCGGGGGTCGGTGGCCACGACGGCCGTCGCCGGGGCCGCCGCGATGCGGGCGGGACTGGCGCCGCCCACGGGGTGCGTGACCGAGCTGCCGGACTTCGCCGGGGCGCCGCTGCCCGGGCTGGGGGACCTGGTCTTCGGCGGCCACGACGTCGTCGACACACGGCTGGTCAAGCGGGCCGAGCAGCTGGTCGCGGCGGGCGTGCTGCCCTCGACCCTGCCGGGCCCGATCAGCGCGGAGCTGGAAGCCACCGAAGCCCGGCTGCGCCCGGCCCCGTCCGGGGGCGGCCGGGCGGCGGCCGACCGGATCGTCGCCGACCTGACGGCGTTCGGCGAGGGCCTGGACCACGTCGTCGTCCTCAACGTCTCGTCCACCGAACCACCGTGCGAACCGCACCCGGCGCACGAATCCCTGGCCGCGCTGGAAGCGGACCTGGGCGTCCTGCCGCCCAGCGCGTTGTACGCCTACGCCGCCTTCCGCGCGGGCTGTGGCTTTGTCGACTTCACCCCGTCCACGGGCGCGCGGCTGCCCGCCCTCGACGAGCTGGCCCGCACGACCGGGCAGCCGTACGCGGGCCGCGACGGCAAGACCGGCGAGACGCTGCTGCGCTCGGTGCTCGCGCCGATGTTCGCCCAGCGCGCGCTGAACGTCTTGTCCTGGTCGGGCACGAACCTGCTCGGCGGCGGCGACGGCGCCACGCTCGCCGACCCCGGTGCGGCGTCCAGCAAGAACGCGTCGAAGCAGCAGGTGCTGTCGCAGAACCTCGGCCGGGACGTCGACGGCGAGGTGCACATCGACTACGTCCCGGCGCTCGGCGACTGGAAGACCGCCTGGGACCACGTGCTGTTCGAGGGGTTCCTCGGCGCGCGCATGACGCTGCAGCTCACCTGGCAGGGCTGCGACTCCGCGCTCGCCGCGCCGCTGGTGCTCGACCTCGCCCGGCTGACCGCCAAGGCGTGCCGCGACGGCGTCGCCGGGCCGGTGGCCGAGTTCGGGTTCTTCTTCAAGGATCCCGTCGGCGAGGGCCCGCACGACCTCGCGTCGCAGTACGCGGCCCTGCGTGAGTGGGCGAACCGGTGAAGGCGCTCGTCGAACTCGTCCGCGCGCCCGCCGCGCT of the Amycolatopsis sp. NBC_01488 genome contains:
- a CDS encoding SAM-dependent methyltransferase, translating into MTPGDLRSGTEGGSASLDFSKASLARLSDALLGGHDHYEVDREAMRRLLAIAPGARAMAKEHRDWLVRAIRFLAGKRGIDQFLDLGSGMPTAENTHEVAQRYNPDAQVVYVDNDPVVQVHGRALLEENYLTHVTGADLTRPAETLADDVVEEYLDFTRPVGLILTSIVHHIDDYERAKSIVAEYVAALAPGSYLLLTHNFDPEEDSPRQELARLLETSFQGTGLGSVYRTREQITSFFDGTELLRPGLVYLHEWWPDGPRLHPLSELNFLTLGGVARKQ
- a CDS encoding aldo/keto reductase, encoding MTSVPVIELSNGVAMPQLGYGVFQVPDDETTAAVKAALDAGYRSIDTAALYGNEKGVGRAIAESGLARDELFVTTKLWNSAQGYDSTLKAFDESMKKLGLEQLDLYLIHWPTPERDKYLDTWKAFEKLHADGRVRALGVSNFQPAHLERLLDAADVAPVLNQVELHPYLQQQELREFDAKHGIATEAWSPLAKGGSLLGDPIIAELAVKHSRTPAQIVLRWHLHLGNVVIPKSVTPSRIEENFDLFGFTLSEEELESLTPLDRGERTGPDPDTFNAA
- a CDS encoding inositol-3-phosphate synthase — its product is MGKIGVWLIGARGSVATTAVAGAAAMRAGLAPPTGCVTELPDFAGAPLPGLGDLVFGGHDVVDTRLVKRAEQLVAAGVLPSTLPGPISAELEATEARLRPAPSGGGRAAADRIVADLTAFGEGLDHVVVLNVSSTEPPCEPHPAHESLAALEADLGVLPPSALYAYAAFRAGCGFVDFTPSTGARLPALDELARTTGQPYAGRDGKTGETLLRSVLAPMFAQRALNVLSWSGTNLLGGGDGATLADPGAASSKNASKQQVLSQNLGRDVDGEVHIDYVPALGDWKTAWDHVLFEGFLGARMTLQLTWQGCDSALAAPLVLDLARLTAKACRDGVAGPVAEFGFFFKDPVGEGPHDLASQYAALREWANR